The Amblyomma americanum isolate KBUSLIRL-KWMA chromosome 6, ASM5285725v1, whole genome shotgun sequence genome has a window encoding:
- the LOC144094138 gene encoding uncharacterized protein LOC144094138 codes for MTTDSAPPSAPATPTVVVAHPRDPGTFCGTDGVDVEDWLSLYERISQHNRWDATLMLANVIFYLAGTARVWFETHEEEIATWDACKQKLRGLFGKPVGRQLAAKKELAARAQTATESYITYIQDVLALCRKVDPNMTEDDKVGHIPKGIADDAFHLLLCRDCSTVDSVLQVCRRFEQAKHRRIAHRFDRLPNTAARSTCEDLPTLRQPSNPDHVTRIVRRELEALAPVTPNAPLSANTLATISLIQAVVRQEVANLGMPSSHRPVEPRSARPISPVVATATARNTFVPSYTRYRNPDEWRTPDDRPICFTCSRVGHISRHCRSRWSAPPRPLPFVDRRYDYGPRRFTPRNDPPSAESTPPSRRTSRSPSQTAHRSRSPLPHRSYSPSSAGRFAGN; via the coding sequence ATGACTACCGACtcggcccctccgtctgcgcctgccacgccaactgtcgtcgtagcccaccctcgcgacccgggcacattctgcggtacagatggcgtggacgtcgaggactggctctcgctttatgagcgtattagccagcacaacaggtgggacgccacgctgatgctggccaatgtaatattttatctcgctggcaccgcacgcgtctggttcgaaacccacgaagaagagattgccacgtgggatgcctgcaagcaaaagctccgcggcctgtttgggaaaccagttggccgtcagcttgctgccaaaaaagaacttgcagctcgcgcccaaacggccactgaatcatatattacatacattcaagacgtcttggcactgtgccgaaaggtcgatcccaacatgaccgaagacgataaggtaggccacattcctaaaggcattgccgacgatgccttccaccttcttctatgccgggactgctctacggttgactccgttctgcaggtttgtcgacgcttcgagcaggccaaacaccggcgcattgcacaccgcttcgaccgcctgcctaacacagctgccaggtccacgtgcgaggatcttccgacactaaggcagccttccaaccccgaccacgtgactcgcatcgtgcgccgtgaactggaggcgctggctcctgttacgcccaacgcgcccttgtcggccaacaccctggccacaatatcccttattcaagctgtcgtccgccaggaggtcgccaacttgggcatgccctccagccatcgtcccgtcgaacctcggagtgcgcgccccatctctcccgtggtcgctactgctacggcccgcaacaccttcgtcccaagttacacaaggtatcgcaatccggatgagtggcgtacccctgacgaccggccgatctgctttacgtgctcgcgcgtaggccacatctcccgccactgccgcagccgttggtccgcacctccccgacctttgcccttcgtcgaccgccgttatgactatggaccccgtcgcttcacgcctcggaatgacccacccagcgccgagtccacaccgccttctcgtagaaccagccgctctccctcccagacagcccaccgttcccgctcacctcttccgcaccgcagttactcaccgtcctctgcaggccgcttcgcgggaaactag